Proteins found in one Triticum urartu cultivar G1812 chromosome 4, Tu2.1, whole genome shotgun sequence genomic segment:
- the LOC125550478 gene encoding uncharacterized protein LOC125550478 isoform X1: MDSGNTQTEGSQPLPKNPAMTSCRKKKTDDDVTFLEDVKEHIDEFIHASMDEHKTCFKKTIQKMFGMSKVVAERSAAAKEAEVESALPLQTSVSQ, encoded by the exons ATGGATTCCGGTAATACGCAGACAGAAGGTTCTCAGCCACTTCCTAAGAACCCTGCCATGACGTCATGCCGGAAGAAGAAAACTGATGATGATGTTACCTTCCTTGAAGATGTGAAAGAGCACATCGATGAGTTCATCCACGCGTCCATGGATGAACACAAGACCTGCTTCAAGAAGACCATTCAGAAG ATGTTTGGCATGTCGAAGGTTGTCGCAGAGCGGTCCGCTGCAGCAAAGGAAGCTGAAGTCGAAAGTGCTTTGCCCCTTCAGACCAGTGTGTCCCAGTAG
- the LOC125550478 gene encoding uncharacterized protein LOC125550478 isoform X2, with protein sequence MTSCRKKKTDDDVTFLEDVKEHIDEFIHASMDEHKTCFKKTIQKMFGMSKVVAERSAAAKEAEVESALPLQTSVSQ encoded by the exons ATGACGTCATGCCGGAAGAAGAAAACTGATGATGATGTTACCTTCCTTGAAGATGTGAAAGAGCACATCGATGAGTTCATCCACGCGTCCATGGATGAACACAAGACCTGCTTCAAGAAGACCATTCAGAAG ATGTTTGGCATGTCGAAGGTTGTCGCAGAGCGGTCCGCTGCAGCAAAGGAAGCTGAAGTCGAAAGTGCTTTGCCCCTTCAGACCAGTGTGTCCCAGTAG